A genomic segment from Daphnia carinata strain CSIRO-1 chromosome 1, CSIRO_AGI_Dcar_HiC_V3, whole genome shotgun sequence encodes:
- the LOC130692016 gene encoding LOW QUALITY PROTEIN: autophagy-related protein 9A-like (The sequence of the model RefSeq protein was modified relative to this genomic sequence to represent the inferred CDS: substituted 1 base at 1 genomic stop codon), with product MKNSAGKRHQFLEGDEDNSNESVLIHIVPENKSRWNHIEDLDAFFSRVYYYHQQHGFLCMMLQESFELLQFAFIVGFSSFLLKCVNYKVLFRDDPNFTNTSKITLPDVMDGPAECVASFTVTMWTCILVSLFCWILRLISVIYHFFQYSEIRSFYQSALQIDDKDLDNLTWHEVQQRLRKAQQEFQMCIHKVELTELDIYHRILRFKNYLVAMVNKNVLPLKFKIPIFGETVFFTRGLKYNMEFLLFWGPWAPFDNSWHLRDDYKNASRRKELAKDLSKVIEYMGVLNFLLAPLVLLWQLLYAFFSYAEIVKREPGSLGTRRWSIYGRLYLRHFNELDHELQARLSRAYRPATRYLSGFSSNLVAIFARNFAFLAGAILAVLVLLTVYDEDVITVEHVLTLITILGAVVAGCRVLIPEENVVWCPESLMETVLTQVHYLPAEWKDKAHTNEVRAGVAKLFQYKAVYLLEELISPVVTPFILYFGLRPRAQEIVDFLRQFTVDVVGVGDVCSFAQLDLHKHGQAQWHASLTSDERCSFHESLPTGENHLEEASFTFSPLEALINHFGLXAEDGKIELSLIHFALTNPEWRPPEVAEGFLTALRSLIHNELIVNPLVQQSVLSQSRGIPSLIQSLARSCSLVTPSGDIQSLRPKNYSVIGRGIAKREGPLGSRVGTENSAYIGGMSANELSYSDTTLDGLALSEPVAANMALSTLLLRDIQSQHKRNPQNTRNVVPGVMPEIRESPHEDNLADPDEVAAVLSAAVKNLSSGSRTVNLK from the exons ATGAAAAATTCTGCTGGGAAGCGTCATCAATTTCTCGAAGGAGATGAAGATAACAGTAATGAAAGTGTATTGATCCATATTGTTCCTGAAAATAAGT CTAGATGGAACCATATTGAAGATCTGGAtgcatttttttctcgtgtctATTATTACCATCAGCAACATGGTTTCCTATGTATGATGCTGCAGGAGTCATTTGAACTTCTCCAGTTTGCATTTATAGTAGGATTTTCATCATTCTTGCTGAAATGTGTCAACTACAAAGTTTTATTCAG GGATGACCCGAATTTCACAAACACATCCAAAATCACC TTACCAGATGTGATGGACGGCCCTGCGGAATGTGTGGCTTCGTTTACTGTAACAATGTGGACATGTATCCTTGTTTCGTTGTTCTGCTGGATTTTGAGACTTATCAGTGTTATCTACCACTTTTTCCAGTATTCCGAGATTCGAAGCTTTTATCAATCAGCATTACAAATAG aTGACAAAGACCTAGATAACTTGACTTGGCACGAAGTTCAACAAAGATTAAGAAAAGCTCAACAGGAATTTCAAATGTGCATTCACAAGGTCGAGCTAACGGAACTCGATATTTATCATCGAATACTAAG GTTCAAGAATTACCTTGTTGCAATGGTAAATAAAAACGTACTTCCACTAAAGTTTAAAATACCGATTTTTGGAGAAACGGTATTTTTTACTCGGGGATTAAAGTATAATATGgaatttcttctattttggGGGCCATGGGCACCGTTTGACAACAGTTGGCACTTGCGAGATGATTATAAAAATGCCAGTCGTCGAAAAGAATTGGCAAAAGATTTATCGAAAGTTATCGAATATATGG GTGTTCTAAATTTCCTTTTAGCACCCCTTGTATTATTATGGCAACTACTTTATGCCTTCTTCAGTTATGCAGAAATTGTGAAAAGGGAACCCGGAAGTCTTGGCACTCGTAGGTGGTCAATTTATGGGAGACTCTATTTACGGCATTTTAATGAACTAGACCACGAATTACAA GCTCGTCTTAGTAGAGCTTATCGACCGGCAACTCGTTATCTTTCCGGATTTTCATCCAACTTAGTTGCTATATTTGCGCGAAATTTCGCTTTCTTGGCTGGGGCCATTTTGGCCGTTTTAGTGCTTTTGACTGTTTACGATGAAGACGTCATTACCGTTGAACATGTGCTCACTCTAATTACTATCCTTGGAGCTGTTGTTGCGG GTTGCCGCGTGTTAATACCCGAAGAAAATGTGGTGTGGTGCCCTGAAAGTCTGATGGAAACAGTTTTGACACAAGTTCATTATTTACCCGCCGAATGGAAGGATAAAGCCCATACAAACGAA GTGCGCGCAGGTGTAGCAAAATTATTTCAGTACAAAGCTGTGTACCTCCTTGAAGAGCTGATATCTCCCGTGGTTACCCCATTTATTTTATACTTCGGACTCCGGCCTAGAGCACAGGAAATAGTGGATTTCCTACGACAGTTTACGGTTGACGTTGTTGGAGTTGGCGACGTTTGTTCGTTTGCTCAACTAGATCTCCACAAGCACGGGCAGGCACAGTGGCACGCGAGTTTGACTTCAGATGAGAGATGCTCGTTTCATGAATCGTTACCAACTGGTGAAAACCACTTGGAGGAGGCAAGTTTTACTTTCTCTCCTTTAGAGGCTCTTATTAATCATTTTGGGTTGTAGGCGGAAGATGGGAAAATCGAATTGTCCCTTATTCATTTTGCTCTAACGAACCCTGAGTGGCGCCCTCCTGAAGTTGCAGAAGGCTTTTTAACAGCCCTAAGGAGCTTAATTCATAACGAACTGATTGTCAATCCTCTCGTACAACAAAGCGTGCTGTCACAAA GTAGAGGCATTCCATCACTAATACAGAGCTTAGCAAGATCTTGTAGCCTGGTGACTCCGTCTGGTGATATTCAATCATTGCGGCCAAAAAATTATTCCGTTATCGGACGCGGAATTGCTAAACGCGAAGGACCTTTAGGTTCTCGAGTGGGCACGGAAAACAGCGCTTATATCGGAGG GATGAGTGCGAATGAATTGTCATATTCGGATACCACGCTGGATGGATTAGCTCTTTCGGAGCCGGTAGCTGCAAATATGGCGCTGTCTACGTTATTACTCCGGGACATTCAGAGTCAACATAAGCGAAATCCACAGAATACCAGAAATGTGGTACCTGGAGTTATGCCTGAAATTCGAGAGTCACCGCATGAGGATAACCTTGCCGATCCTGATGAGGTAGCAGCAGTGCTTTCTGCAGCAGTAAAAAATCTTTCAAGTGGCAGCCGTACAGtgaatttgaaataa